Proteins encoded by one window of Halosolutus amylolyticus:
- a CDS encoding plastocyanin/azurin family copper-binding protein → MGLNNELSRRATIRLAGASASAALLAGCLDSYDADAPADDTDPGGTGDDEEDDSDDATDAEDDESDGADAADADDPTEILLEARISGWVGVEPAPIVGVENPTLDLAAGDTYRLDWVQGDGQTHNLQLVDADGRVVDDLRTPLTSDPEAESEPLEFTATDELAGYHCDPHANTMRGAIEVGSESFSDDADGDEDATDDDGTEDDAPEFEIAPGTRVELVGEIAGWVGEAPRKIEDRENPTLVLREGEPYAIGWVDGDGAPHNVEIRDDDGEVVDDLQTDIVTEPDGDESVLEFTASDAMRRYVCRPHETTMRGEIVVRSD, encoded by the coding sequence ATGGGACTGAACAACGAGCTGTCACGTCGGGCCACGATTCGGTTAGCCGGCGCGTCCGCGTCGGCGGCCCTGCTTGCGGGCTGTCTGGATTCGTACGATGCGGACGCGCCGGCGGACGACACCGATCCCGGCGGAACCGGTGACGACGAGGAAGACGACTCCGACGACGCGACCGATGCCGAGGATGACGAAAGCGACGGTGCGGACGCGGCCGACGCCGACGATCCGACGGAGATTCTGCTCGAGGCCCGGATCAGTGGCTGGGTCGGGGTCGAACCCGCCCCGATCGTGGGCGTGGAAAACCCGACACTTGACCTCGCGGCGGGGGACACCTACAGACTCGACTGGGTGCAGGGCGACGGACAGACCCACAACCTCCAGCTCGTCGATGCGGACGGACGGGTCGTCGACGACCTCCGCACGCCACTGACCAGCGATCCCGAAGCCGAATCGGAACCGCTCGAATTCACCGCCACGGACGAACTGGCAGGCTACCACTGTGACCCCCATGCGAACACCATGCGAGGGGCGATCGAGGTCGGTTCGGAGTCCTTCAGCGACGACGCCGATGGTGACGAGGACGCCACCGACGACGACGGGACCGAGGACGACGCCCCCGAGTTCGAGATCGCACCCGGAACGCGGGTCGAACTCGTCGGTGAAATCGCGGGCTGGGTGGGCGAGGCACCGAGGAAGATCGAGGACCGCGAGAATCCGACGCTCGTCCTACGGGAGGGCGAACCGTACGCGATCGGGTGGGTGGACGGCGACGGCGCCCCTCACAACGTCGAAATCCGCGACGACGACGGCGAAGTCGTCGACGACCTGCAGACCGACATCGTCACCGAACCCGACGGTGACGAGTCGGTTCTCGAGTTCACGGCCAGCGACGCCATGCGGCGGTACGTCTGCCGGCCCCACGAGACGACCATGCGGGGCGAGATCGTCGTCCGTTCCGACTGA
- a CDS encoding plastocyanin/azurin family copper-binding protein translates to MTRDSNISRRKTMKLAGATAATALVAGCSSDDGDGNDDSDSDGGEGPYAIDPDTEIMFRADSLSWYGKNPSEIEDVENPTLQLQEGESYTIGWDEGDGQGHNIELWDENGDPIEATETTSDEAPDDQTIDFEASSDIVEYVCQPHASSGMRGDIEMQ, encoded by the coding sequence ATGACACGAGACAGCAATATCTCGCGGCGGAAGACGATGAAACTTGCGGGCGCGACGGCGGCAACCGCACTCGTCGCAGGCTGTTCCAGCGACGACGGCGACGGGAACGACGACAGTGACAGCGACGGTGGCGAGGGCCCCTACGCGATCGATCCCGATACGGAGATCATGTTCCGCGCGGATTCGCTGAGCTGGTACGGCAAGAACCCGTCCGAGATTGAGGACGTGGAGAACCCGACGCTCCAGCTCCAGGAAGGCGAGAGCTACACGATCGGCTGGGACGAGGGCGACGGCCAGGGCCACAACATCGAGCTGTGGGACGAGAACGGAGACCCCATCGAGGCGACGGAGACGACTAGCGACGAGGCCCCCGACGACCAGACGATCGACTTCGAGGCCAGCAGCGACATCGTCGAGTACGTGTGCCAGCCTCACGCTTCCAGCGGGATGCGCGGCGACATCGAAATGCAGTAA
- the metX gene encoding homoserine O-acetyltransferase MetX encodes MTTKNVIDLGEFQFLSGESIPTLEVAYETYGEFTGDNAVLVCHALTGSAHVARRPDAGGETAGQARAWWGDVVGPGKAIDTSEYFVVCANSPGSCYGTTGPASENPETGEPYGTDFPPVTVGDWTRAQRRLLDELGVGRLHAVVGGSVGGMNVLDWLRRYPDDVDRAAAVATAARLDAQCLALDTVARRAITSDPNWNGGHYYGGPEPEDGLARARQIGHIMYLSKESMGRKFGRRSAGREAVREEPPDPAAAFFPYREVESYLDYQAEKFTDRFDANSYLYMTRAMDDFDLSAGYESDADALAAFEGELLVLSFTGDWHFTVEQAEALAEACRETGVDVAHHVVESDHGHDAFLVEPEKVGPPVSDLLETGLAGRTISDTAGDETDESESFAPVHTSLFSE; translated from the coding sequence ATGACGACGAAGAACGTGATCGATCTCGGGGAGTTCCAGTTTCTCTCCGGCGAGTCGATCCCGACACTCGAGGTGGCCTACGAGACCTACGGCGAGTTCACCGGCGATAATGCAGTCCTCGTCTGTCACGCGCTGACCGGGAGCGCCCACGTCGCCCGGCGGCCGGACGCGGGCGGGGAGACGGCGGGTCAGGCCCGCGCCTGGTGGGGCGACGTCGTCGGCCCCGGGAAGGCGATCGACACGAGCGAGTACTTCGTGGTCTGTGCGAACAGCCCCGGTTCCTGCTACGGGACGACGGGTCCTGCCAGCGAGAATCCGGAGACGGGCGAACCGTACGGCACCGACTTCCCCCCGGTGACGGTCGGCGACTGGACCCGCGCCCAGCGACGGCTGCTCGACGAACTCGGCGTCGGTCGGCTCCACGCCGTCGTCGGCGGTAGCGTCGGCGGGATGAACGTCCTGGACTGGCTGCGCCGGTATCCCGACGACGTCGACCGCGCGGCCGCCGTCGCGACCGCGGCACGACTCGACGCGCAATGTCTCGCGCTCGACACGGTCGCCCGGCGCGCCATCACGAGCGATCCGAACTGGAACGGCGGCCACTACTACGGTGGCCCGGAACCCGAAGACGGCCTCGCCCGAGCGCGCCAGATCGGGCACATCATGTACCTCTCGAAGGAATCGATGGGGCGCAAGTTCGGCCGCCGCTCCGCGGGTCGCGAGGCGGTCCGCGAGGAGCCGCCGGATCCTGCGGCCGCGTTCTTCCCCTACCGCGAGGTAGAGTCGTACCTGGACTACCAGGCCGAGAAGTTCACCGATCGGTTCGACGCGAACAGCTACCTCTACATGACCCGGGCGATGGACGACTTCGACCTCTCGGCCGGCTACGAGTCGGACGCCGACGCGCTGGCGGCCTTCGAGGGGGAACTGCTCGTACTGTCGTTTACCGGCGACTGGCACTTCACCGTCGAGCAGGCCGAGGCGCTGGCCGAGGCCTGTCGGGAGACCGGCGTCGACGTCGCCCACCACGTCGTCGAGTCCGACCACGGTCACGACGCCTTCCTCGTCGAACCCGAGAAGGTCGGACCGCCGGTCTCGGACCTTCTCGAGACCGGTCTGGCCGGTCGCACGATCTCGGACACCGCCGGCGACGAGACCGACGAATCGGAATCGTTCGCACCGGTCCACACGAGCCTCTTTTCGGAGTGA
- a CDS encoding MFS transporter, with amino-acid sequence MQSSDRDRVVLAAVVFAVLFSQVLLYPGVATLVEALGADATTSPFAETALDASMWFLVAEFAAYVAFVGVWGLASDATGRRLPFIVAGSVAGAIGYAALAVAPALGSVPFEGVLVLRVVQGAMTIGAFSLTMTMLMDLEGGHGRNMGAAGIAIGLGAALGAPVGGRLTEFDPIAPLVVAGGLLLCVGGMVSLVDDRAPSERRTARALVEGVRRRPTLSIPYAFGFVDRLTAGFFALVGTLYFQEAFGVDAAATGLLLACFFAPFALLQYPMGALSDRIGRTIPIVVGSLCYGAGILAVGAAPSVPIAAVAMVAVGVLGALVAPATMALVTDLADESERGVAMAGFNLAGSLGFLGGFLVGGTVAGAYSYELAFLVVGGLEIAIAVVAVPAFVRLSLNRPERLGAGGGNDA; translated from the coding sequence GTGCAGTCGAGTGATCGCGATCGGGTCGTGCTCGCCGCCGTCGTCTTCGCGGTGCTGTTCTCGCAGGTGTTGCTCTATCCGGGCGTGGCGACGCTCGTCGAGGCGCTGGGAGCGGACGCGACGACGTCGCCGTTCGCCGAGACGGCACTCGACGCGAGCATGTGGTTCCTGGTCGCGGAATTCGCCGCCTACGTCGCGTTCGTCGGCGTCTGGGGGCTCGCCAGCGACGCGACGGGCCGGCGACTGCCGTTCATCGTCGCCGGATCGGTGGCCGGTGCGATCGGCTACGCGGCTCTCGCCGTCGCCCCCGCGCTCGGGTCGGTTCCCTTCGAGGGCGTGCTCGTCTTGCGAGTCGTGCAGGGTGCGATGACGATCGGCGCGTTCTCGCTGACGATGACGATGCTGATGGACCTCGAGGGGGGCCACGGCCGCAACATGGGGGCCGCCGGGATCGCGATCGGTCTCGGGGCGGCCCTCGGCGCGCCCGTCGGCGGTCGACTGACCGAGTTCGATCCGATCGCACCGCTGGTGGTGGCCGGCGGTCTGCTCCTCTGTGTCGGCGGCATGGTCTCCCTCGTCGACGATCGCGCCCCGAGCGAGCGCCGGACCGCTCGCGCGCTCGTCGAGGGCGTTCGACGGCGGCCGACCCTGTCGATTCCCTACGCGTTCGGGTTCGTCGATCGGCTGACGGCCGGGTTCTTCGCGCTCGTCGGCACCCTCTACTTCCAGGAGGCGTTCGGCGTCGACGCGGCGGCGACCGGCCTGTTGCTCGCGTGCTTTTTCGCCCCCTTCGCCCTCCTGCAGTACCCGATGGGTGCGCTCTCCGATCGGATCGGCCGGACGATCCCGATCGTCGTCGGGTCGCTGTGTTACGGGGCCGGCATCCTGGCGGTCGGTGCCGCGCCGTCGGTCCCGATTGCGGCCGTCGCCATGGTCGCCGTAGGCGTCCTGGGCGCGCTGGTCGCCCCGGCGACGATGGCGCTGGTCACCGACCTCGCCGACGAGAGCGAGCGCGGGGTCGCGATGGCCGGGTTCAACCTCGCCGGCAGCCTCGGCTTCCTCGGCGGCTTTCTCGTCGGCGGCACCGTCGCCGGCGCGTACTCGTACGAACTCGCTTTCCTCGTCGTCGGCGGACTGGAGATCGCGATCGCCGTCGTCGCGGTGCCGGCGTTCGTGCGCCTCTCGCTGAACCGTCCCGAGAGGCTGGGGGCCGGCGGCGGAAATGATGCCTAA
- a CDS encoding DMT family transporter, with protein MTAKRDLLLFVALAIAWGTAFGAIEVGLATLPPILFAALRLDVATLLFVGAIAVLGLEWRPRTRGDVTAIAVTGGLMVGAHYGLLFLGQSHVSSAVSAIVLSLTPIVTPPLAIALLPQERLRAPAVVGLLLGLVGVVVIAVSGGSLGGQVVGVALLFVAAFVFALGSVLTERIQATLPVISLQTWAMAIGGGLLHGLSFAHPGETVPITAAAWTPATITALAYLSVVATAGGFLAYFVLLERVGASQLSLVNYATPVVASLVGWALLGESITLATIGGFGLIVLGFALCQLTTLWRLATPIAGYGPRRRSTAANGVVVGGNVYETGRETGRSPPVAPAAD; from the coding sequence ATGACTGCGAAGCGAGATCTCCTGCTGTTCGTCGCGCTCGCGATCGCCTGGGGGACCGCCTTCGGCGCGATCGAGGTCGGTCTGGCGACGTTGCCGCCGATCCTCTTTGCCGCGCTACGACTCGACGTCGCGACCCTGCTGTTCGTGGGGGCCATCGCCGTCCTCGGCCTCGAGTGGCGGCCCCGGACCCGCGGTGACGTGACCGCGATCGCCGTCACGGGCGGACTGATGGTCGGGGCCCACTACGGACTGCTGTTTCTCGGCCAGTCGCACGTCTCGAGTGCGGTCTCGGCGATCGTCCTCAGCCTGACGCCGATCGTGACGCCGCCGCTCGCGATCGCCCTGCTCCCGCAGGAACGGCTCCGCGCACCGGCCGTCGTCGGCCTGCTCCTCGGCCTCGTCGGGGTCGTCGTCATCGCGGTCTCCGGCGGCTCGCTCGGCGGCCAGGTGGTCGGCGTCGCACTGTTGTTCGTGGCCGCGTTCGTCTTCGCGCTCGGCTCGGTGCTGACCGAGCGGATCCAGGCAACGCTGCCGGTGATCTCGCTCCAGACGTGGGCGATGGCCATCGGTGGGGGCCTCCTGCACGGGCTGAGTTTCGCCCACCCCGGCGAAACCGTGCCGATCACTGCGGCGGCGTGGACGCCCGCGACGATCACCGCGCTCGCGTACCTGTCGGTCGTCGCCACGGCCGGCGGCTTCCTCGCGTACTTCGTCCTGCTCGAGCGGGTCGGCGCGAGCCAGCTCAGCCTCGTCAACTACGCCACGCCCGTCGTCGCGTCGCTCGTCGGGTGGGCCCTGCTGGGCGAGTCGATCACGCTCGCGACGATCGGCGGGTTCGGGCTGATCGTCCTCGGCTTCGCCCTCTGTCAGCTGACGACGCTCTGGCGACTCGCGACCCCGATCGCCGGCTACGGGCCGCGACGGCGATCGACCGCGGCGAACGGCGTCGTCGTCGGGGGCAACGTCTACGAGACCGGGCGCGAGACAGGCCGATCGCCGCCCGTCGCACCCGCTGCGGACTGA
- a CDS encoding O-acetylhomoserine aminocarboxypropyltransferase/cysteine synthase family protein codes for MSDDESDGPDAGPPEPGIGTRSVHAGQSPDPETGAAAPPIHQTTSYVFEDADTAAARYALEDDGYIYSRIANPTVTTLEDRLASLEGGAGAVATGSGMAALDSAVLILAEAGDNVVCSTDTYGGTTAYFSKTASRRNIEPRFVPTLEYDAYEDAIDADTAFVHVETIGNPSLVTPDFERVAEIAHDNGVPLVVDNTFATPALCRPLEHGADVVWESTTKWLHGSGTTVGGVLVDGGSFPWGEHGYDEIAGQNHAYHDVDFSRDFPEAPFAAAARYRSLRSLGNQQSPFDAWQTLQGIESLPLRVEKHCENAAIVADYLAEHEAVAWVTHPGLESHETHDNASRYLSDYGGMIAFGLESGYEGGKTFCESVEVAQFLANIGDAKTLVIHPASTTHGQLTPEERAEAGVTDDLIRMSVGIEDPADVLADLDQAIETATGISDGPGGDA; via the coding sequence ATGAGCGACGACGAGAGCGACGGGCCCGACGCCGGACCGCCGGAGCCGGGAATCGGTACACGGAGCGTCCACGCCGGACAGAGCCCCGATCCGGAGACGGGCGCGGCGGCACCGCCGATCCACCAGACCACCTCGTACGTGTTCGAGGACGCAGACACCGCCGCGGCCCGCTACGCGCTCGAGGACGACGGCTACATCTACTCCCGGATCGCCAACCCGACCGTTACCACGCTCGAGGATCGGCTCGCCTCTCTCGAAGGAGGGGCGGGCGCGGTCGCGACGGGGAGCGGGATGGCCGCGCTCGATTCTGCAGTCCTGATCCTCGCCGAGGCGGGCGACAACGTGGTCTGTTCGACCGACACCTACGGTGGAACCACGGCCTACTTCTCGAAGACGGCGAGTCGGCGAAACATAGAGCCGCGGTTCGTCCCCACCCTCGAGTACGACGCCTACGAGGACGCGATCGACGCGGACACCGCCTTCGTCCACGTCGAGACGATCGGCAACCCGTCGCTGGTGACGCCGGACTTCGAGCGCGTCGCCGAGATCGCTCACGACAACGGGGTGCCGCTCGTGGTGGACAACACCTTCGCGACGCCGGCGCTCTGTCGCCCGCTAGAACACGGGGCCGACGTCGTCTGGGAGTCGACGACGAAGTGGCTCCACGGCTCCGGCACGACGGTCGGCGGCGTGCTCGTCGACGGCGGGTCGTTCCCGTGGGGCGAACACGGATACGACGAAATCGCCGGCCAGAACCACGCCTACCACGACGTCGACTTCTCCCGCGACTTCCCCGAGGCACCGTTCGCCGCGGCCGCCCGGTACCGATCGCTCCGGAGTCTCGGCAACCAGCAGTCGCCGTTCGACGCCTGGCAGACACTCCAGGGCATCGAGTCGCTTCCCCTGCGGGTCGAGAAACACTGCGAGAACGCGGCGATCGTCGCCGACTACCTCGCCGAACACGAGGCCGTCGCGTGGGTCACCCACCCGGGCCTCGAGAGCCACGAGACCCACGACAACGCCTCGCGGTACCTCTCGGACTACGGCGGGATGATCGCGTTCGGCCTCGAAAGCGGCTACGAAGGCGGCAAGACCTTCTGCGAGAGCGTCGAGGTCGCCCAGTTCCTCGCGAACATCGGCGACGCGAAGACGCTGGTGATCCACCCGGCGAGCACCACGCACGGCCAGCTCACCCCGGAAGAACGGGCGGAAGCGGGCGTGACGGACGACCTGATCCGGATGTCGGTCGGAATCGAGGACCCCGCGGACGTCCTGGCCGATCTGGACCAGGCGATCGAGACCGCGACGGGGATCAGCGACGGACCCGGAGGGGACGCATGA
- a CDS encoding carboxypeptidase-like regulatory domain-containing protein: MNPNRRHLLRGLAGAGLLPLAGYVTAGVDSASATEDEQAKVRSSAVSNGDSAPSLNWQWTDDAAGDAVVQDVVTTADGEVICVGQETDSGGAQHVLVRRIDRDGETVWSERIGGDGHDAAIGATTSETGDVLFCGGSASEGSTSLDTIVGRVDPDGDLAWLEPFGRSGTNDAAHAVTRADDGGVVAAGGTHYLGGAFGDGVGRLLKIDTTGSLEWEETYDDDRPGELYDVVTASRGRYAFVGTRASADGDDGRAWLGVVSDDGALEWSRTYGAAGSRIGYGLVEIDDGGFAFAGTTTPPARDDPTVWVVKVDEDGTLEWERTYGGGTSDGALSIAASPDGYSVAGWTEEGGTDRGWLLSLDAVGGLEWEEMYGSGGDARFNVHRPVGSGYAAGGYATAGGVSPSVWAIGLGDPADEPVSVSGVVTDSGGNDVSGVAVEFVDAATGEVQSTVSPDTDGEYVVDLPGNATYRVVVDDVDFERFRDELSVAANETQEFDIELTLTPFGRRKRTKRELAGTIDDASISLTEADRADTLLTELTAGVEAGDLDLETAAASVTRHLWGERIVQDANTGLGPGEYSELSDYHLIHRTARAGVKAVIQLLALPKILAKKVAAHFTTNDLVLTLVGELADLVKEAVTRALDLCFSDGEPGSDGVSPRQEAERLAEAETNAIEQALDPAEPITYGGIKQLISDAIDAVTVPVAELERLRTETIFYRPNLLELQYQINADAVAADGLPGTEEDANRQFVDGSRTVDDRLAIASEAMSAVDDGLVNDDDGILAALADVWHERDLSAVLDLIWSLIGFVEDLLSVFYDVSNLLVGTGAYYSVLAPMTTATTGIARGQLFDLTGGD; this comes from the coding sequence ATGAATCCGAATCGACGGCACCTCCTGCGGGGCCTCGCCGGGGCGGGTCTCCTCCCGCTGGCGGGATACGTCACGGCGGGCGTCGACTCTGCGAGCGCTACTGAGGACGAACAGGCCAAGGTGCGGTCGTCGGCCGTCTCGAACGGCGATTCGGCACCATCGCTCAACTGGCAGTGGACGGACGACGCCGCTGGCGACGCCGTGGTTCAGGATGTCGTTACGACGGCCGACGGCGAGGTGATCTGTGTCGGACAGGAAACCGATTCCGGCGGGGCCCAGCACGTACTCGTAAGACGGATCGATCGCGACGGCGAGACCGTGTGGTCGGAGAGAATCGGTGGCGACGGACACGACGCCGCGATCGGTGCGACCACGAGCGAGACGGGGGACGTCCTCTTCTGCGGCGGATCTGCGTCGGAGGGCTCTACCTCTCTGGACACTATCGTCGGCCGGGTCGATCCGGACGGCGACCTCGCGTGGCTGGAGCCGTTCGGCCGATCCGGAACGAACGATGCGGCCCACGCCGTCACGCGGGCGGACGACGGCGGGGTTGTCGCCGCCGGCGGAACGCACTACCTCGGCGGCGCGTTCGGCGACGGTGTCGGTAGACTGCTCAAGATCGACACGACGGGAAGCCTGGAGTGGGAGGAGACGTACGACGACGATCGCCCGGGCGAACTGTACGACGTCGTCACGGCCTCACGGGGGCGGTACGCGTTCGTCGGCACTCGCGCGTCAGCGGACGGCGACGATGGCCGCGCCTGGCTCGGCGTGGTCTCGGATGACGGTGCCCTCGAGTGGAGTCGGACGTACGGCGCGGCCGGCAGTCGGATCGGCTACGGTCTCGTCGAGATCGACGACGGCGGATTCGCCTTCGCCGGGACGACGACGCCCCCGGCGCGAGACGACCCGACCGTGTGGGTGGTGAAAGTCGACGAGGATGGCACCCTCGAGTGGGAGCGAACTTACGGTGGGGGGACGTCCGACGGTGCCCTCTCGATCGCCGCGAGCCCCGACGGGTACTCCGTCGCGGGGTGGACCGAAGAGGGCGGTACCGATCGCGGCTGGCTCCTGTCTCTCGACGCCGTTGGGGGTCTCGAGTGGGAGGAGATGTACGGGAGTGGCGGAGATGCTCGATTCAACGTCCACCGGCCGGTCGGTAGCGGGTACGCGGCGGGCGGCTATGCGACCGCTGGCGGGGTGTCGCCGTCGGTGTGGGCGATCGGACTCGGGGACCCGGCTGACGAACCCGTTTCGGTGAGCGGCGTCGTGACTGATTCTGGAGGAAACGACGTGTCTGGGGTGGCTGTCGAATTCGTCGACGCGGCGACGGGTGAGGTACAATCGACGGTGTCTCCCGATACCGACGGCGAGTACGTCGTCGATCTCCCCGGCAACGCGACCTACAGAGTCGTCGTCGACGACGTCGATTTCGAACGGTTCAGAGACGAGCTATCGGTGGCGGCGAACGAAACGCAGGAGTTCGACATCGAACTGACGCTGACCCCTTTCGGTCGGCGCAAGCGGACGAAACGCGAACTCGCCGGGACGATCGACGACGCGTCGATCAGCCTCACGGAAGCGGACCGAGCCGACACGCTCCTCACGGAGTTGACAGCCGGCGTCGAAGCTGGCGATCTCGATCTCGAAACGGCGGCGGCGAGCGTTACCAGACATCTCTGGGGAGAGCGCATCGTTCAGGACGCAAACACGGGTCTCGGGCCGGGAGAGTACAGCGAACTCTCGGACTACCACCTCATTCACCGGACCGCGCGGGCCGGGGTAAAAGCCGTTATTCAGCTGCTCGCGCTCCCGAAGATACTCGCCAAGAAGGTTGCCGCACACTTCACGACTAACGATCTAGTGCTCACTCTGGTCGGCGAGCTCGCAGACCTCGTCAAGGAGGCGGTCACCAGGGCACTCGATCTCTGTTTCAGCGACGGCGAGCCTGGTTCCGACGGCGTCTCTCCCCGGCAGGAGGCCGAACGGCTAGCGGAAGCGGAAACCAACGCGATCGAGCAGGCCCTCGACCCGGCCGAACCGATCACCTACGGCGGAATCAAACAACTAATCAGCGACGCGATCGACGCGGTAACTGTTCCGGTCGCCGAACTCGAGCGGCTCAGAACGGAGACGATCTTCTATCGTCCGAACCTGCTGGAGTTGCAGTATCAGATCAACGCAGATGCGGTCGCGGCTGACGGACTACCGGGAACGGAGGAAGACGCGAACCGCCAGTTCGTCGACGGTTCCCGGACGGTCGACGACAGACTGGCGATCGCGAGCGAGGCGATGAGCGCCGTCGACGACGGGCTAGTCAACGACGATGACGGAATTCTGGCCGCCCTCGCCGACGTTTGGCACGAACGAGATTTGAGCGCCGTTCTCGACCTGATCTGGAGTCTCATCGGGTTCGTCGAGGACCTCCTGAGTGTTTTTTACGACGTCTCGAATCTGCTCGTCGGTACCGGAGCGTACTACTCCGTTCTCGCACCGATGACGACGGCGACGACCGGGATCGCGAGAGGCCAATTGTTCGACCTCACCGGGGGTGACTGA